The following proteins come from a genomic window of Terribacillus aidingensis:
- a CDS encoding MetQ/NlpA family ABC transporter substrate-binding protein produces the protein MKKALLVILSAAFMIFLAACGSSGSGSGDEETTTIKVGASSTPHAEILKEAQPILEKEGVNLEIEEYQDYVLPNDDLESGDLDANYFQHIPYLETSNADTGYDLISLGAVHLEPMGVYSKNIKNVDDIKDGTEVIMGRNVAEQGRILSIFQEAGLITIKDGVEPVDATLDDIGDNPKNLKFSMDVDPAFLPDTYESEEDALVVINTNYALQAGLTPSKDALILEGTDSPYGNIVAARAENKDNEALKKLMDVLHSDEIKQFIEDNYDGAILPVDK, from the coding sequence TTGAAAAAGGCATTATTAGTTATTTTATCAGCAGCTTTCATGATTTTCCTGGCAGCTTGCGGTTCATCTGGCAGCGGCTCGGGCGACGAAGAAACAACAACAATCAAAGTTGGTGCTTCCAGCACACCACACGCAGAGATTCTTAAAGAAGCGCAGCCTATCCTTGAAAAAGAGGGAGTCAATCTGGAGATTGAAGAATATCAGGATTATGTACTTCCGAATGATGACTTGGAAAGCGGCGACTTGGATGCGAACTACTTCCAGCACATCCCTTATTTAGAGACTTCCAATGCAGATACTGGCTACGATTTGATCAGCCTTGGAGCAGTTCACTTGGAGCCAATGGGTGTGTATTCTAAAAATATCAAGAACGTCGATGATATTAAAGATGGTACAGAAGTAATCATGGGTCGTAACGTAGCAGAGCAAGGCCGTATCCTATCTATTTTCCAAGAAGCTGGTCTTATCACGATCAAAGATGGCGTCGAACCTGTAGATGCAACTTTGGATGATATCGGCGACAACCCGAAAAACTTGAAATTCAGCATGGATGTTGACCCAGCATTCCTTCCGGATACGTATGAATCAGAAGAAGATGCACTTGTTGTCATCAACACGAACTATGCATTGCAAGCAGGTCTTACGCCTTCTAAAGACGCATTGATCCTTGAAGGTACAGATTCTCCATACGGCAACATCGTGGCTGCACGTGCAGAAAACAAAGACAATGAAGCATTGAAAAAATTGATGGATGTCCTTCATTCCGATGAAATCAAACAGTTCATTGAAGACAATTATGACGGAGCGATTCTTCCTGTCGATAAATAA
- a CDS encoding cysteine desulfurase: MDARSIREQFPILHQEVNGHPLVYLDSSATSHKPIKVLEAVDAYYRNDNSNVHRGVHTLGTRATDKYEGAREKVQQFINARSTKEVIFTRGTTTAINTVAHSYARANLEPGDEVIITPMEHHSNIIPWQQAVKATGATLKYFELNEDGTLNMEDVKKSIGPQTKIVALTHVSNVLGTINPIKEIVELAHRQNAVVLVDGAQGAPHLKVDVQDLDCDFYCFSGHKMCGPTGIGVLYGKQELLENMEPVEFGGEMIDFVHLYDSTWKELPWKFEGGTPIIAGAIGLGAAIDFLTEIGLDNIEAHDQKLTAYAMERMSEIEGLTIYGPSKDKRSAVVTFNIDGVHPHDTATALDTEGIAVRAGHHCAQPLMRWLDVTATARASMYVYNTEDDIDKLVSGLAKTKEFFGNVF, encoded by the coding sequence ATGGATGCCCGCTCTATCCGTGAACAGTTCCCGATCCTGCATCAGGAAGTCAACGGACATCCGCTGGTCTACTTGGATTCCTCTGCAACTTCCCATAAGCCGATAAAAGTATTGGAAGCTGTGGATGCCTATTACCGGAACGACAACAGCAATGTACACCGTGGTGTGCATACACTTGGAACCCGGGCTACGGATAAATATGAAGGTGCTAGAGAAAAGGTGCAGCAATTCATCAATGCCAGAAGCACCAAGGAAGTAATCTTCACACGCGGTACAACGACAGCAATCAATACGGTTGCACACAGTTACGCCCGTGCGAACTTGGAACCTGGTGATGAAGTGATCATCACACCGATGGAGCACCATAGTAATATCATCCCGTGGCAGCAGGCGGTCAAAGCGACCGGAGCAACATTGAAATACTTTGAACTGAACGAAGATGGTACGTTGAACATGGAAGATGTGAAGAAATCGATCGGTCCGCAAACGAAGATCGTAGCTTTGACTCATGTCTCCAATGTTCTTGGAACCATTAATCCTATAAAAGAAATCGTCGAGCTTGCTCATCGGCAGAATGCTGTCGTTCTAGTTGATGGCGCACAAGGCGCACCGCACTTAAAGGTGGATGTGCAGGATCTTGATTGTGACTTCTATTGCTTCAGCGGTCATAAAATGTGCGGACCGACTGGAATCGGTGTCCTTTACGGAAAGCAGGAACTGCTTGAAAATATGGAACCGGTCGAATTCGGCGGTGAAATGATCGATTTCGTACATCTGTATGATTCAACATGGAAGGAGCTTCCTTGGAAGTTTGAGGGAGGTACTCCGATCATTGCAGGAGCAATCGGTCTTGGCGCTGCGATTGACTTCCTTACTGAAATCGGTCTGGATAATATCGAAGCACATGATCAGAAGCTGACTGCATATGCGATGGAACGGATGAGCGAAATCGAGGGGCTGACCATCTATGGTCCTTCGAAAGACAAACGCTCTGCAGTGGTCACTTTCAATATTGATGGTGTCCATCCGCATGATACAGCGACTGCTCTCGATACAGAAGGTATCGCTGTCCGTGCCGGACATCATTGTGCACAGCCGCTTATGCGCTGGCTGGACGTCACAGCTACTGCCCGTGCAAGCATGTACGTTTACAATACCGAAGACGATATCGACAAACTTGTCAGCGGACTGGCAAAAACGAAGGAGTTTTTCGGAAATGTCTTTTAA
- the sufC gene encoding Fe-S cluster assembly ATPase SufC yields the protein MAGSVLEIKDLHVSIEDKEILKGVNLTIKSGEFHAVMGPNGTGKSTLASAIMGHPKYEVTSGSITLDGEDVLEMEVDERARAGLFLAMQYPSEISGVTNSDFLRSSINARREEGDEIPLMKFIKEMDEAMDFLEMDKNMAQRYLNEGFSGGEKKRNEILQLLMMKAEIGILDEIDSGLDIDALKVVAKGINKLRDENFGCLIITHYQRLLNYIEPDFVHVMMQGRVVKSGGSELSQRLEAEGYDWIKQELNIEDETINA from the coding sequence ATGGCAGGTTCAGTTTTAGAAATCAAAGACCTACATGTTTCGATTGAAGATAAGGAAATTCTAAAAGGTGTAAACCTTACGATAAAGAGCGGAGAATTCCATGCAGTAATGGGACCGAATGGTACTGGTAAATCTACATTGGCATCCGCAATCATGGGACATCCTAAATACGAAGTGACTAGCGGAAGCATCACTTTGGACGGGGAAGATGTTTTGGAAATGGAAGTGGACGAGCGTGCTCGTGCGGGTCTGTTCCTTGCAATGCAGTATCCAAGTGAAATCAGCGGTGTAACAAACTCTGACTTCCTTCGTTCTTCCATCAACGCTCGCCGTGAAGAAGGTGACGAGATTCCATTGATGAAATTCATCAAAGAGATGGACGAAGCGATGGACTTCCTTGAAATGGATAAGAACATGGCACAGCGTTACTTGAATGAAGGTTTCTCCGGCGGGGAGAAAAAACGTAATGAAATCCTTCAGCTTCTTATGATGAAAGCTGAAATCGGTATCCTTGACGAGATCGACTCCGGTCTAGATATCGATGCGCTGAAAGTTGTTGCAAAAGGTATCAACAAACTGCGCGACGAAAACTTCGGTTGCCTAATTATTACCCACTACCAGCGTTTGCTAAACTACATCGAGCCTGATTTCGTACACGTTATGATGCAAGGCCGTGTTGTGAAATCCGGCGGATCCGAGCTTTCTCAGCGTTTGGAAGCAGAAGGTTACGATTGGATCAAACAAGAGCTTAACATCGAAGACGAAACAATTAACGCGTAA
- a CDS encoding methionine ABC transporter permease: MFEKWFPNVDIADLNTAIYETFYMTILSLIGTFIIGIILGLLLYLTSKGKLWENKVVYGVVAAVVNIFRAIPFIILILLLFPFTDFVVGTIRGPEAALPALIIGSAPFYARLVEIALKEVDNGVVEAAKAMGAKNSTIMFKVLLKESMPALVSGLTVTAIALIGSTAVAGVIGAGGLGDFAYFYGFQRRQFDVVFICTLLIVIVVFVFQFIGDLISNKLDKR; the protein is encoded by the coding sequence TTGTTTGAGAAGTGGTTCCCGAATGTAGATATTGCAGATTTGAATACGGCCATCTATGAGACATTCTATATGACAATCCTTTCTTTGATCGGTACATTCATCATCGGTATCATCCTTGGTCTTTTGCTTTACCTGACTAGTAAAGGGAAGCTGTGGGAAAATAAAGTTGTCTATGGAGTTGTAGCAGCTGTCGTCAACATATTCAGGGCAATACCTTTTATCATCCTAATATTACTTTTGTTCCCTTTCACCGATTTTGTAGTCGGCACCATCCGTGGTCCAGAGGCAGCATTGCCCGCGCTAATCATTGGATCAGCGCCTTTCTATGCACGGTTAGTCGAGATTGCATTGAAGGAAGTGGACAACGGGGTAGTGGAAGCCGCGAAGGCAATGGGTGCGAAGAACAGTACGATCATGTTCAAAGTACTGCTGAAAGAATCCATGCCAGCCCTTGTTTCTGGTCTTACAGTAACAGCAATTGCGCTGATCGGATCCACAGCGGTAGCAGGTGTTATCGGAGCAGGCGGATTAGGCGACTTTGCTTACTTTTATGGTTTCCAGCGACGTCAGTTTGATGTTGTATTTATCTGTACGCTATTAATCGTTATTGTTGTATTCGTCTTCCAATTCATTGGAGACTTGATTTCAAATAAACTAGATAAACGATAA
- the sufD gene encoding Fe-S cluster assembly protein SufD gives MTVETKQQYNDEYISRFSSSRNEPEWMKELRQQALSQSESLDMPKPDKTGIKNWDFDTYVHEVAGEKINTLESLPASVAALIDTDNAPNLYVQRNNSAAYLALSEKWSDQGVIFTDIFTALQQHGDLVKRFYMKDAVNIDENRLTALHAALMNGGVFVYVPKNVVVDEPLQTIFWQEDDKVASFNHILIVAEANSAVTYVENSISHNADQATFANVVTEVIAADNANVSYGAVDNYAAGTTVYAKRRGVAYRDARIDWAIGQMNDGNTISEHITHLIGDNSGSEAKSVVVGRGKQIQNFTTNIVHFGKNSVGSILSHGVMKDQASSVFNGIGKIEHGASKSDATQETRVLMLSQGARGDANPILLIDEDDVVAGHAASVGRVDPLQLYYLMSRGITKHEAERLIIHGFLAPVVNQLPIETVKNQLTQVIEGKVN, from the coding sequence ATGACTGTTGAAACGAAGCAACAATATAATGATGAATATATCAGCCGTTTTTCCAGTTCCCGCAATGAGCCTGAATGGATGAAGGAACTTCGTCAGCAAGCTCTTTCCCAATCGGAATCTTTGGACATGCCAAAACCCGATAAAACTGGGATCAAGAACTGGGATTTCGATACGTATGTGCATGAAGTAGCAGGGGAGAAAATCAATACGTTGGAAAGCCTGCCAGCAAGTGTGGCGGCTTTGATTGATACGGATAATGCTCCAAACCTTTACGTTCAGCGTAATAATAGTGCAGCATACCTTGCTCTAAGCGAAAAATGGAGCGACCAAGGTGTTATCTTCACGGATATTTTCACTGCCCTGCAGCAGCACGGTGACTTGGTGAAGAGATTCTACATGAAGGATGCTGTGAATATTGATGAAAATCGTTTGACTGCTCTGCATGCAGCATTGATGAACGGCGGAGTGTTCGTCTATGTTCCGAAAAATGTTGTAGTGGACGAGCCGCTTCAAACTATCTTCTGGCAGGAAGATGATAAAGTAGCTTCCTTCAATCATATTTTGATCGTTGCGGAAGCGAATAGTGCTGTAACATATGTTGAAAACAGCATTTCACATAACGCTGACCAAGCAACATTCGCAAACGTTGTGACAGAAGTCATTGCAGCAGATAATGCCAACGTATCTTATGGTGCGGTTGATAACTATGCTGCAGGTACGACTGTCTATGCAAAACGCCGCGGTGTAGCTTACCGTGATGCTCGCATTGACTGGGCGATCGGTCAAATGAACGATGGTAACACAATCAGTGAGCATATTACACACTTGATCGGTGATAACTCCGGTTCCGAAGCGAAAAGTGTAGTTGTAGGACGCGGAAAGCAAATCCAGAACTTCACGACGAATATTGTTCACTTCGGTAAGAATTCTGTTGGAAGCATCTTGTCCCACGGTGTTATGAAAGACCAGGCAAGCTCTGTATTCAACGGTATCGGTAAAATCGAACATGGTGCCAGCAAATCTGATGCAACCCAAGAAACACGTGTTTTGATGCTTAGCCAAGGTGCACGCGGTGACGCGAACCCGATTCTTTTGATTGATGAAGATGATGTAGTGGCAGGACACGCAGCTTCTGTAGGCCGTGTAGATCCGCTTCAGCTTTATTACTTGATGAGCCGCGGAATCACGAAGCATGAAGCTGAACGTCTAATCATCCATGGATTCCTTGCACCTGTAGTTAACCAGCTGCCGATTGAAACGGTAAAAAATCAGCTGACTCAGGTAATTGAAGGGAAAGTAAACTAA
- a CDS encoding methionine ABC transporter ATP-binding protein, translated as MITIKNLSKTYRTKKQNITAVDQLNLTIESGEIFGVIGYSGAGKSTFVRLLNRLEEPTAGEIIINGKDIVKQRKNELRLARQEIGMIFQHFNLLWSRSVHQNIAFPLEIAGVPKKERKAKVDRLIELVGLKGRENAYPSQLSGGQKQRVGIARALANDPKVLLCDEATSALDPETTDSILDLLVDINKRLGLTIVLITHEMNVIRKICHRVAVMDTGKVVEEGDAAHVFQDPQQDITKRFVQQLDGSEQYDSLSAAVVKEGTGTIVKLSFSGENVNQTVVSQTAKQFDVDINILQGNVLQTQTGAVGNLFLQLVGSEQEVEKALNFIRAANVRAEVQELV; from the coding sequence TTGATCACTATCAAAAACCTCTCCAAGACATATCGCACAAAAAAACAGAATATTACAGCGGTCGATCAGCTTAATCTTACGATTGAGTCGGGTGAAATCTTCGGCGTGATTGGCTACAGCGGTGCTGGAAAAAGTACTTTCGTACGCCTGCTGAATCGTCTCGAAGAACCGACCGCCGGCGAAATAATCATTAATGGCAAGGATATCGTTAAACAGCGAAAAAACGAGCTTCGTCTTGCCAGACAAGAAATCGGGATGATCTTCCAGCATTTCAACCTGCTGTGGTCCCGTTCTGTACACCAAAACATTGCTTTTCCATTAGAAATAGCTGGTGTGCCGAAAAAAGAAAGAAAAGCAAAAGTAGACCGGCTGATTGAGCTAGTCGGATTGAAAGGGCGCGAAAATGCCTATCCATCACAGCTGAGCGGCGGACAAAAGCAGCGTGTCGGCATTGCAAGGGCATTGGCTAATGACCCGAAAGTGCTGCTTTGTGATGAAGCAACATCCGCACTAGATCCGGAAACAACAGATTCCATTCTTGATTTGCTTGTGGACATCAACAAACGACTCGGTCTGACTATTGTATTGATTACGCATGAGATGAATGTTATCCGTAAAATCTGCCACCGTGTAGCTGTAATGGATACCGGTAAAGTGGTAGAAGAAGGCGATGCTGCTCATGTATTCCAAGACCCGCAGCAGGATATCACAAAGCGATTCGTCCAGCAGCTGGATGGAAGCGAGCAGTATGATTCCTTGTCTGCAGCAGTAGTGAAAGAAGGTACAGGTACGATCGTGAAACTTTCCTTCTCCGGCGAAAACGTCAATCAGACGGTTGTCAGCCAGACTGCGAAACAATTTGATGTTGATATTAACATCCTGCAAGGAAATGTACTGCAGACACAAACCGGAGCAGTCGGTAATTTGTTCCTGCAGCTGGTAGGCAGTGAACAGGAAGTGGAGAAGGCACTGAACTTCATCCGCGCAGCGAATGTGAGAGCGGAGGTGCAGGAACTTGTTTGA